ATAGCCCTCCCAGCGCGAAATCTCCTTTCGCTGCTTACGAGGGGAGCCGATCGGCGTCGTCTGCGTCGCGTCGTAAAATAAATAATCGGCCGAGGCCCGTGCATTCGCCGCGCCGCGAAAGGCGACCGGCTGGCCTGTCAGGTCGATCGTGAAATTCGTCTCCACCATCCGCGCGTCGGTCCCGCCCGGATTGCCGCTGAAGCCCATGCTCGTAATGTCGGTCGCCCAGACGACGACCTTCTTGTCCCCTGACGGCATCAGGCCTCCCAAGGTCGTGGCGCTCTTGAAGTTCGTCGTCGTTACCACGGTCGTCGGCGTCGCGCCGGAGCTCTTCGGATATTCATAGAGCAGTTGTTTGCCGGCGGCGTCGTAGTGAATGATCGCGGTCTCGTAAAGGTTTAGCTTGTCGTCCTTGTTGGCGTCGTTGACCCACAGCGTGACGGACGTCGTGGTCACCTCGCCGATGGCCCGCGCTTCGCGAATCGCCTTGGTGATCTGCGTGAGGGCAAAGTGGCCGGCGTTCTGCGTCGACCGCACGTCCCGGGTCGTCAGCGACGCATTCGTCGTCGCGGACAGGAAGGTGCTGGCCGAGGCCGCCACCAACGCCGTTACCATCGACGCCAACAGCAGCTCCAAGATCGTAAAGCCTCGCCGGTCCGCGCTCGCAGGGGGTCGATGCGTCATGGTCAATCCTCCCGCGCCGCGATCCGCGTCAGCGTCATCACATTCGCCGTGCCGTCCCACACGCGGACCGTGACCTTTGCGTAACCGGTGGTGTCTGCCGTCTGTTGGTTGGCGAAGGTCACGTATTGAACCGTCACGTCGCGCCAGAAACCCGCCAACGCGGCATCCGTGATCGCCTGGTTCTTGTAGTCGCGCAGCCCCGTCGACTGCTCGCTGTAGCCATGAAAGTCGTCGATGTTGTCGAACAGGTTGCGGGTGGTCTCCCCGGACTCGGGGCCGAGCGTCGCCCCGCGGCCGGTCGGATCGAGCACCGGTCGGGTCAGGATCTCCTCCATCAGCGCCTGCCCCAGCGCCACCGCCTGTTCGAGGCGCGCGGCTTCGTTGGCCTGGTGGACCCCGGCCACAAACGGCAACGCCGCCGATGCCGAGACGATCGCCAGGACCGTCGTCGCCAGCAGCGCCTCGACAAGCGTAAAGCCGCCGCGCGGGCCGCGTGACCAGCACGTCAGACTTCTTACAGGTCCTTTCATGGTTCGCTCCATCGGTCGGCGCCTCGTCGGCGCCCGTGGAAACATACGATTGCCCGAGATCGGTCCGCAACCGACCGCCCAAAGTCGAGGCGACTGACCGAAAAAAGAAGGACCGGCAGAGGGCGAGCCGACTGCCCACCATACCGGTCCTTGCGATTCGTCTCCGGCGTCGCCCGTGCGGCCACCGGTACTAAGCCGTGTGACACCGGCTCTTGTCCGGTGCGATCG
The sequence above is a segment of the Phycisphaerae bacterium genome. Coding sequences within it:
- a CDS encoding type II secretion system protein, which codes for MKGPVRSLTCWSRGPRGGFTLVEALLATTVLAIVSASAALPFVAGVHQANEAARLEQAVALGQALMEEILTRPVLDPTGRGATLGPESGETTRNLFDNIDDFHGYSEQSTGLRDYKNQAITDAALAGFWRDVTVQYVTFANQQTADTTGYAKVTVRVWDGTANVMTLTRIAARED
- a CDS encoding prepilin-type N-terminal cleavage/methylation domain-containing protein is translated as MTHRPPASADRRGFTILELLLASMVTALVAASASTFLSATTNASLTTRDVRSTQNAGHFALTQITKAIREARAIGEVTTTSVTLWVNDANKDDKLNLYETAIIHYDAAGKQLLYEYPKSSGATPTTVVTTTNFKSATTLGGLMPSGDKKVVVWATDITSMGFSGNPGGTDARMVETNFTIDLTGQPVAFRGAANARASADYLFYDATQTTPIGSPRKQRKEISRWEGYTPIVGQSATPKNLN